One Bacteroidota bacterium DNA segment encodes these proteins:
- the dnaK gene encoding molecular chaperone DnaK, giving the protein MGKIIGIDLGTTNSCISVMEGNQPVVIQNSEGKRTTPSVVAFLENGEIKIGDPAKRQAIINPQHTISSIKRFMGNKFNDVENERERVSFEFIKGQNNTTRIKINEKNYTPQELSAMVLQKMKKTAEEYLGTDVTEAIVTVPAYFNDSQRQATKEAGEIAGLKVRRIINEPTAAALAYGLDKKASDQKIAVYDLGGGTFDISILELGDGVFEVKSTSGNTHLGGDDFDQIIIDYLAEMFKKSDGVDIKKDPMALQRLKEAAEKAKIELSSSQETEINLPYIVAVDNIPKHFVTKLTRSKFEQLVDPLVQSTIKPCKTTLKESGYSASEIDAVILVGGSTRIPAIINVVKDFFGKEPSKGVNPDEVVAVGAAIQGGVLTGEVKDVLLLDVTPLSLGIETLGGVTTTLIKANTTIPSKKNETFSTAADNQPSVEINVLQGERSMAKDNKSIGRFILDGIPPSPRGVPQVEVTFDIDANGILNVSAKDKGTGKEQNIRIEASSGLSEEEIEKMKAEAEQNAENDKKVKEKIEKINQADSLIFSTEKQMKEFGDKIPADKKEAIETAKEKLKEAHKSEDLEAIDVATKELNDKWQAASQDIYKAQQEAQQGGDPSADANGQQQGPQEQAENETKTKEEEVTDVDYEEVDENEKDK; this is encoded by the coding sequence ATGGGAAAAATAATAGGAATTGACTTAGGAACAACAAACTCTTGCATTTCAGTAATGGAAGGTAATCAGCCTGTAGTAATTCAAAATAGCGAAGGAAAAAGAACTACACCATCGGTTGTTGCTTTTTTGGAAAACGGAGAAATAAAAATTGGTGATCCTGCTAAAAGACAAGCTATAATTAATCCTCAACACACTATATCTTCTATCAAAAGATTTATGGGAAATAAATTTAATGATGTAGAAAATGAACGTGAAAGAGTTAGCTTTGAATTTATAAAAGGTCAAAATAATACAACACGAATAAAAATTAATGAAAAGAATTATACTCCTCAGGAACTATCAGCAATGGTACTTCAAAAAATGAAAAAAACTGCGGAAGAATACCTTGGAACAGACGTAACCGAAGCTATAGTAACTGTTCCTGCGTATTTCAATGATTCCCAAAGACAAGCAACAAAAGAAGCAGGAGAAATTGCCGGATTAAAAGTAAGAAGAATAATCAATGAGCCAACAGCAGCAGCATTAGCTTATGGTTTGGATAAAAAAGCTTCTGATCAAAAAATAGCAGTGTATGACCTTGGTGGTGGTACTTTTGATATTTCAATTCTCGAATTAGGTGACGGAGTTTTTGAAGTTAAATCAACAAGTGGAAACACACATCTTGGTGGTGATGATTTTGACCAAATAATTATCGACTATCTTGCTGAAATGTTTAAAAAGTCAGACGGTGTTGATATAAAAAAAGACCCAATGGCACTTCAAAGATTGAAAGAAGCTGCTGAAAAAGCAAAAATTGAATTGTCAAGTTCACAGGAAACTGAAATAAATTTACCATATATTGTTGCAGTTGACAACATCCCAAAACATTTTGTTACAAAACTTACAAGGTCAAAATTTGAACAATTGGTTGACCCACTTGTACAATCTACAATAAAACCTTGTAAAACAACACTTAAAGAATCAGGTTATTCAGCAAGTGAAATTGATGCAGTTATTTTAGTTGGTGGTTCAACACGTATTCCTGCAATTATTAATGTTGTAAAAGATTTCTTTGGAAAAGAACCAAGCAAAGGAGTAAATCCTGATGAAGTAGTTGCAGTTGGTGCTGCTATTCAAGGTGGAGTTCTTACAGGTGAAGTAAAAGATGTATTATTATTAGATGTTACACCTCTATCACTTGGTATTGAAACACTTGGTGGAGTTACAACAACTTTAATTAAAGCAAACACAACCATTCCTTCAAAAAAGAATGAAACATTTTCAACTGCTGCCGACAATCAACCTTCAGTAGAAATTAATGTTCTTCAAGGAGAGCGTTCAATGGCTAAAGATAACAAATCAATAGGACGATTTATTCTTGATGGCATCCCTCCTTCACCAAGAGGAGTTCCTCAAGTAGAAGTTACTTTCGACATTGATGCAAACGGAATACTAAACGTAAGTGCAAAAGATAAAGGAACAGGTAAAGAACAGAATATCAGGATTGAAGCATCATCAGGTTTATCAGAAGAAGAAATTGAAAAAATGAAAGCCGAAGCCGAACAAAATGCTGAAAATGATAAGAAAGTTAAAGAAAAAATTGAAAAAATAAATCAAGCTGATTCTTTAATATTCTCTACAGAAAAGCAAATGAAAGAATTTGGCGATAAAATACCTGCCGACAAAAAAGAAGCTATTGAAACAGCAAAAGAAAAGCTTAAAGAAGCTCACAAAAGTGAAGACCTTGAAGCTATTGATGTAGCAACAAAAGAGTTGAATGACAAATGGCAAGCAGCTTCTCAAGATATTTACAAAGCACAACAGGAAGCACAACAAGGCGGTGATCCTTCAGCTGATGCAAATGGACAACAACAAGGTCCACAAGAGCAAGCAGAAAATGAAACAAAAACTAAAGAAGAAGAAGTAACAGACGTTGACTATGAAGAAGTTGACGAAAATGAAAAAGATAAATAA